The Trichosurus vulpecula isolate mTriVul1 chromosome 4, mTriVul1.pri, whole genome shotgun sequence genome contains a region encoding:
- the NEUROD2 gene encoding neurogenic differentiation factor 2, translating to MLTRLFSEPGLLPDVPKFASWGDDGDDDEPRSEKGDTPPQPPPPPPGPGAGVPGPVRPPKPGPLRGEDPPDPALGEAKDDGELGGEEEEEEEEEEGLDEAEGERPKKRGPKKRKMTKARLERSKLRRQKANARERNRMHDLNAALDNLRKVVPCYSKTQKLSKIETLRLAKNYIWALSEILRSGKRPDLVSYVQTLCKGLSQPTTNLVAGCLQLNSRNFLTEQGGEGAGRYHGSGGPFAMHPYPYPCSRLAGAQCQAGGGLGGSATHALRTHGYCAAYETLYGGGGGGASPDYNSSEYEGPLSPPLCLNGNFSLKQDSSPDHEKTYHYSMHYSALPGSRPAGHSLVFGSSAVRGSVHSENLLSYDMHLHHDRGPMYEELNAFFHN from the coding sequence ATGCTGACCCGCCTGTTCAGCGAGCCCGGCCTCCTCCCCGACGTCCCCAAGTTTGCCAGCTGGGGAGACGACGGCGACGACGACGAGCCCAGGAGTGAAAAGGGTGACACGCCGCCCCAGCCGCCGCCTCCACCACCTGGACCTGGGGCTGGAGTTCCGGGGCCCGTCCGCCCCCCAAAACCGGGCCCTCTTCGTGGCGAAGACCCCCCGGACCCTGCGCTGGGCGAGGCCAAGGACGACGGCGAGTTGGGgggcgaggaggaggaggaagaagaggaggaggaagggctaGACGAGGCAGAAGGCGAGCGGCCCAAGAAGCGGGGGCCCAAAAAGCGGAAGATGACCAAGGCGCGGCTGGAGCGCTCCAAGCTGCGCCGGCAGAAGGCCAACGCGCGCGAACGCAACCGCATGCACGACCTCAACGCGGCGTTGGACAACCTGCGTAAGGTCGTGCCGTGCTACTCCAAGACGCAGAAGCTGTCCAAGATCGAGACGCTGCGCCTGGCCAAGAACTACATCTGGGCGCTCTCTGAGATCCTGCGCTCTGGCAAGCGGCCGGACCTGGTGTCCTATGTGCAGACATTGTGCAAGGGCCTGTCGCAGCCCACAACCAACCTGGTGGCCGGCTGCCTCCAGCTCAACTCGCGCAACTTCCTCACAGAGCAAGGCGGCGAGGGGGCTGGACGTTACCACGGCTCGGGAGGCCCCTTCGCTATGCACCCCTACCCATATCCCTGCTCGCGGCTCGCCGGAGCGCAGTGTCAAGCAGGCGGCGGGCTGGGCGGCAGTGCCACGCACGCCCTGCGGACTCACGGCTACTGTGCGGCCTACGAGACGCTGtacgggggcgggggcgggggcgccTCCCCCGACTACAACAGCTCGGAGTACGAGGGGCCGCTGAGTCCCCCGCTCTGCCTCAACGGTAACTTCTCCCTCAAGCAGGACTCGTCCCCGGACCACGAGAAAACCTACCACTACTCTATGCACTATTCCGCCCTGCCCGGCTCCAGGCCAGCTGGCCACAGCCTGGTCTTCGGCTCCTCGGCCGTGCGCGGGAGCGTCCACTCGGAGAATCTTTTGTCTTACGATATGCACCTTCACCACGACCGAGGCCCAATGTATGAGGAACTCAATGCATTTTTCCATAATTGA